The Raphanus sativus cultivar WK10039 chromosome 6, ASM80110v3, whole genome shotgun sequence sequence GACTTCATTGGTGGTGACTACACGCGTTGTTGGAGGCGCCGCAACAGCACCATTGACAAACCCAAGCAACTTTTGACTGGACATGAGTGACTCGAACTGGGTCTTCCATAGGAGGTAGTTGGAGTCAGTGAGCTTGAGAGTGACGGAGCTCACGACATGAACTTTGCTTGGAAAAGGATAAAGGTTAACCAGATCCGCCATTGGAGCACCTGTTAAGGTTATagcggctctgataccatgtgaaaCTCAACAAGAAACTTTACTGATTTTATTAACTCAACATAATGAATAACGTTTACAAGCTTTGATATATATACAGACTTGATAGAAACATCTAGATCTTCTTAACTAGCTAGCTGTAAAGTAGATTAGGCAGCTAATATGGATAAGAGAAGATCAAATATGTTTTGAGTAAATCCAAAACTCTTCGTCGTACACTCCTCtgcttttctttctcttctgtaAGTCGATAATATTGGAGATGACCGTTGTGGCTGTTGGGTTTGGGCCTGTAATGTCGCTTGTGGGCTAACAGCGTTGTCGTTTGGTTGATAcggaaaaaatcaaattttagatataaaaatacgtatagtgatttaaaaaaaaaatgatataaagaTACGCACTGATAATTGATAAATAGGTTCCTGTAATCATCAGTTTTTGGGCGTCTTAAATGATGTCATATCAAGTGCGTAGGGTTAGTAACTATTAATCTACTATTAAAGGGAGTAGGAAATTTAGTTTAGgatcttaaatttttaattttgtcacAGCCTCAAAAATCTTTGCTATTATTTCTTTAGACAAGCTGCATCATTATCAccttaattattgttttatcaGGTTACGTCGGAATATATTATCTGATTTATTCCAGGTTTATTGATACAGGCATACAGATAACTCTTGCGGTTGTCAACGACACAACAATCTATTATATGATGAGACCTGAGTGGTGAGTTTTTTCCGTTGGTGTGGTGAGTTCAGGGGCCAGTCTACAGGGCAAGCCACCCAAACCATTTATTAGGACATccaaattacaaatatatattttccaaaaaaattattattattatcttaaacacataaaatttgtagaaatttcagctaaatattaatttttgggGTTATTTAGcaaagtttaaataattattttcatataactaaagtaaatattgtatcaattataaaatattaagtattatatatatatatatatatatatatatatatatagagagagagagagagagaacattCTAAGATACAACTATTGCAATATCCATTAGAAATAATATACcttttattctttatatattaaaataatttattatatcttCTAAATTATTCAGAATCTTTGTaaacgtttttaaaattttattaaattttgtaatataatttttgtaagtCAAAATAAATGACTTTAGaaatttttgttattgttttataagttttaatatatgagtttatgttttttatcaattatttacaaaatagtaTGGATTCACAAATAAATGGCGATGATTTATTTATAGAACTgaagatttttttcaaaatcaagaTCTTTGAAATTCGATAGCCTATTGAAGTGcttaaattttggaaaaaaaaaactgaaaattattatcaaaacaTACAAGTTACTTATCGTATATTATTAACCATTATAATATTAGTCACCACAGGTGAAATAAGTTTTCCAAGTTAAAACTTTCTTTTAGTATTGTAGATAACCGTGAGTTATTAGTCACCACATAAATTATTTATGGTATATTATTAACCATTATATTATCAATCGTGAGATATAACTTATTTTCTGTCATCGATTTATACAGACTCATGTAGACTCTGTAAATTAAACTGGTAGCTCTTCATCCATGTGCACGATAAATGACGTTTGTTTTCTAACACAGCGTGCTAAGCTATCGGTCTTCAAATTCTGTGGGCGAGAGACATGAATCATCTCTGAGCTGTGAAAGTTTTCTTACAAGGTCTTTATATCTGCCAAATAAGTTGCAAACGCATgacattcttctggttccgacaCCATCTTTACAaattgagaacaatctgttgcaaacgtgaccCAAAACTGATGCAAATTCCGCATACATTCCATTGTCCAAAGTAATGCTTCCACCTCGAagtgaagaggagagagagaagccATTACATTTCTTGCTCCCATTAAACCCGCAAAACCTTTAAGAGTACTATACCATCCCTGACCTGAAAAAACTTTGTTATCCTTCCAAGACCCATCCATAAAATACCAGCGTCCTGGAATGGACGGGAGACTCAGTTGTTGTCGATCTGTCACCAGTGTAGGTAATGTTTGTGCCTCAGCCCAAAGTTTTGATTATGTTTCCGCAAGTTGAAGGGTATCCCTAGAATCCATATCCAAATTGTTGAAAACCTTATTGTTTCTCCCTTGATAAATGTACCATAAAATCCATGCGAACTGATGATTTTCCAATTTCGGAAAAAAATCTCCAgaataaataatccatatttgtgAAAAAGGATTCAGTGGGGAAAATTGTTGTGTTAGAAGGAATCTGAGATAGTACCCAAACTGACGCGCTGGAGGACATTCCAAAAACACATGATTAATCGATTCCTCCAGAACGCCGCATCTATCACAATTTATATCCGTTGACGGCCCTGtcatgtttaaattttttctcACGGATATACACCCTGATACCAGCTACCATAAAAAAATGCTTAATTTTTGGTGGGCAGCGAACTTTCCAGTAATACGCCTTATGTAAATCCACAGTGGGTCCAAATACTACTAAAGATTTTGCCTTATCTAGATAAACCCGTTCCACTTGATACCCAAatttaaccgtatattttccattttgtGTAAAGTGTCATCCATCTCTATCCACTCTGTGAATCTTACTCAGTGGTATACTTTCTATAATCTTTACATCCTAGGGATCCACTAAAGCATGTATTGCATGTGACTTCCAGATTCGCAACTCTGGATCGATAAGTTGATCAACTGTAAGATTGGGGTTACTGGTAAAACTGATATATTGATATGGATATAATTCTGTTCCCAACATTTTAATTAGtcatttgctaaccagagatctaacTGAAATAATGTTCCGCCAGCTATATGATGGTGAGTATGTTCCAATCGATTTCAGGGATGAGACATTCCTGAAATACCGTTTTTAAAAAACTCTCGAAAATAAGGTATTTGGTTTCTCAATTAGATGCCATAACTTTTTAGTATTGTAGATTTTGTTTAAAGGGTGAGTTATAACTTCTATATACGCTAtacttaatataatattttaattgaaaataataataataataataaaagaaaaataataataaaaataataaaattttcaatgaTACATAGTATATGATTAATTAGAGAGAAATGGGTTGACCGATCTGAATCAGTAGGATCATATTATCAAGGAAGAGTGAGTGACTGATATGGGTGAGCTGGATAGATTCCGGGGAGTGCGATTGGATAAGGTATTGGCTAAGTACCGATGTCTCCGACCGCCTCCACGTGATCATACTGCTTGCCTTTCACTTTCATGCTCTGACCTTTTGACCGCACGTGACTTTTGTCTGTACACGTGCGGATTAAGTTAACGTGTCCGGTTCAAGTACATTGCACTGAGTCTCGGCAGGTTGCGCTGACGAAAACCATGGTTCGTGGGTCCCGCAAGCCATGAGGAAGGACGGTTCCGGTCAGTTTCAAAGGGGTTCCACATGGTTTTGCCCACATGCGTCCACGTTGAGGAGCTTTAGGTGTCTTACTATACGGGTGCAGTGCATTTTGAAAATTAGGATTACCAGTCACGGTCCGATGAGGTCCAAGGTTTAGTCACGCGCCAAGTgactgttttcttttctttgaacatttttttttcctttaaagtGAGTGTTGCCTTGTAGGATTCGTTTATCTTATCTGTACCCAACTTCCACTTGACATTGGGTCGAAAATGATGCGTTTTCTATATTTCGTCTATATAGCTTCCCGAAAACAAATCGCCCTTTGTTTCCTCCTGTTAATCTTATCTCAGGctatcaaattataaaaattcacaaaattcatattttatttatatggggCCAAAGAAAAACCGCGACGACGCCTAGTTTTCTTTGGAATCTCGTGTAAGGATAACCATTAAAACACGTATTTTTGTCGGTTTCTGTGCGTTATATACACTTCAAAAACTTTTATTCGTAATTgtataactatattaaataatattaataattagtatccccctaaaatatataataaaggaACTACGTCTCCGCTAAATTCTCGGTCTACGTCTCCGCTAAATTCTCGGTCTACGTCTTTGCTTTTAATTCCTTTTCCTCGTTCAATGAGAAGACCAAAATTTTATTGCAGAGTCGCACATGAATCGCAAGCTTCTCTCTCCTTTTCCAGAACACGTCAGAATCGCTCTTGTAGTCAAAAAGAAGCTGCTTATTCTCTTGCCCTAATTAAGCTACCTAACTATAGGGTTTTCCCTCTTACCTTTCCCGcaccttagagagagagagatcatcTGACATATATAGGTTACCTTTTTCTCTTAGCTTGGTCTTTAATTTAGTTCTGTTCTTTGTTTGCTTCCGCCCCTTCTTTAGCTAATATTGACTCCTCAAAATCTTGAATTTTGATattcttttctctctttaaGATCTTCCTCACCTCTCATCAGTATACGAGCGAGAAGGATCAAGAATCAAGAAGTTGATTTGTGCTGGCGAATAAACAGTGGTGGGATAGGGAACTAGTAGATGCTACCGCGATGGAGGGCGGTTATGAGCAAGGCGGTGGAGCTTCTAGATACTTCCATAACCTCTTCAGACCGGAGATTCACCATCAACAGTTTCAACCGCAAGGCGGGATCAACTTGATTGACCAGCATCaccatcagcagcagcagcaaccgTCGGATGATTCAAGAGACTCAAACAAAGATCATCATCAACCGGGTGGACAAGATTCATCAGACCGGGCTACATCAAGCTCAGCACCTGGGAAACGTCCACGTGGACGTCCACCAGGATCTAAGAACAAAGATAAGCCACCGATCGTAGTGACACGTGACAGCCCCAATGCGCTTAGATCACACGTCCTTGAAGTATCTCCTGGGGCTGATATAGTTGAGAGTGTTTCCACTTACGCTAGGCGGAGAGGCAGAGGGGTTTCCGTTTTAGGAGGAAACGGCACCGTTTCCAACGTCACTCTCCGTCAGCCAGCCACTCCTGGAAATGGCGGTGGTGTTGGAGCTGAGGGAGTTGTGACTTTACATGGAAGGTTTGAAATTCTTTCACTAACGGGAACCGTTTTGCCACCACCTGCACCGCCTGGTGCTGGTGGTCTGTCGATTTTTCTGGCCGGAGGGCAAGGTCAGGTGGTTGGAGGAAGCGTCGTGGCTCCGCTTGTTGCATCAGCTCCGGTTATACTAATGGCTACTTCGTTTTCAAATGCGGTTTTCGAGAGACTGCCTatcgaggaggaggaggagggagaaggcggcggaggaggaggaccACCGCAGATGCAGCAAGCTACATCAGCCTCTCCGCCGTCGGGAGTGACTCGTCACGGACAGTTAGGAGGTAATGTCGGTGGTTATGGGTTTTCCGGTGATCCACATTTGCATGGATGGGGAGCTGGTACACCTTCAAGACCA is a genomic window containing:
- the LOC108806960 gene encoding AT-hook motif nuclear-localized protein 27, giving the protein MEGGYEQGGGASRYFHNLFRPEIHHQQFQPQGGINLIDQHHHQQQQQPSDDSRDSNKDHHQPGGQDSSDRATSSSAPGKRPRGRPPGSKNKDKPPIVVTRDSPNALRSHVLEVSPGADIVESVSTYARRRGRGVSVLGGNGTVSNVTLRQPATPGNGGGVGAEGVVTLHGRFEILSLTGTVLPPPAPPGAGGLSIFLAGGQGQVVGGSVVAPLVASAPVILMATSFSNAVFERLPIEEEEEGEGGGGGGPPQMQQATSASPPSGVTRHGQLGGNVGGYGFSGDPHLHGWGAGTPSRPPLN